The Lolium rigidum isolate FL_2022 chromosome 1, APGP_CSIRO_Lrig_0.1, whole genome shotgun sequence region ATGTTTGGCTATCCGCTTTATGATAGTGTCAGTTGCAATTTGAGAGGTACCTGTGTAGGCAATTTTCGCTTCAAGTAGCAAGTGAAACTGCTGATGAGAAATTCTTCAGCTGGCAGAGAGAATAGCTCCTGGAATGCAGTATTACTTCGGGGAGACCGCAATGGCATCTGGCAGTAGTAACCCAGATCAGACTAGGGGAAACTCACATAGTAACAGTATGCTTTCAAGAAGATGGGAAGGGAAGTACTCACCTTCTTACCAACTTCTTTCTCCATTTTGCTCAGAAAATCGGAGACCATACCAGTGCCCTTAGAGTTGTTCAAAAATATTCTGAGGTGTAACTTAGACTGCCTGGACTTAGCCAAGTTACCTTCAAGAGGAATCCATACATCGGCTAGCTCTGACAGGTTTGATTTGACGAAGTTGATTTCAGCATGTCCAAGGGAGGTAACTTCATCAAATGGACCATCAAAATCGTACACATGTACATTCATCACTGATGGAGGATCATCCATGGCATCAAACTCGAAGATGTCTGCGAGATTTAGGGAAATATATTTAGTTGCTCAATACATCATGTACCAGACGGCCCTATCTTTCAACTAAAATGGGGGAATTTCCATGTTAACTTTTCTTAGTGATATGTGGTTATGGAAGATGTTACGGATCATGAAGGAACATCAGAAACTTTTTCACAAATAACATACCGTTCCACTGAGGTTCAAGTGTTTGGAACTTGATTGAACTTGTTTTTGTTTTACCATTGCAAGTAAATACCACGTAAGGATCAGAGAAACCAGTAGCATCGACTGGTGCCAACTTGGTTCCCTCAATCAAAGCAACCGTCAACAACCATCCGTCGCCTTTTGCTTTCACGCCATGATCACCAACTGCATGAGGAAAAATATTAGCCTAACAAAAAATCACATTCATGGCAACTAGATTCAATAATGTACATCAAGAAATGAGAGTCAAATCGATATGGTACGATTTTTTTCTTTCTAAATGGGgataccccagcctctgcatcaatcgatgcatatgGCTTCTTTTATTAAAAACAAATCAGTTTTACAACCAGCAACATTCGAAACTTATTACAAATCATGGATCACATAGAGTCGCCATAAAGATAAGCCATCTAAACAGATATAACATGAAGCGCCTTTGCATCATCGATATGGTACGAATACATAGGTTTCTTTGGAGAAAACTGACAGGACTGAAGTTTTGCATTTCTTTTGCATGAAGCAAATTGAAAGATCTTTTAATTTACAACACGTTAATGTCAAGGGAGTGGAGAATATCCAAAAGGCATGCTAAACAGCAACACAGCTGAACTTTGTTATTTGATAACATATTCTTGGTTATTAATAACTGGAGTCTTCCATTTACAAGGAGGTACATACGCATTGCAGATGGAAAGTGATGAAAATGAGGATTGAAAGGGAAGAAAGTACCTTTTTGTTCCCTTGCCTGAAAAAAACACAAGATTTTCTTAAATATGTGTTGCACCTGAAGAAACAATAGCCCACCCATGACAATCTCGCTGAGTGAATCTGGCAAATCTAATCCAGGAAACTCAAGTCCCTGAACTGCACCTGAATTCACCAGTGAAATGTGCACAACAATGTACAGGGCTACAAAAAGGGAGGACAAGACACCAAAGTTGCAGAAGTATAGGAATGCTATCTTCAAATCAGACTCCTGGCCCCCTTGCAATGAAGCTAAGACCTGTTCCTTGTCTGACCCAGCATCTTCTACATCAATAGGCTTGATCCTCTCTGCCAGTAAATCAGAAAACTGTGCATAGTTTTGCTCCAAGCCTTGTCTTGCACCATTTTCTATCATACTTTTCAGCATAGTACTCTGAAGAAAATTCATGCGCCAAGAAATGACCAAATGCGAAGTCTGTTGCTCAGAATCAAGTTCCGGACCTGGCATAATACGGAAAAGAATCTCTGTCCGAAAATAAGTACCGCAAGGAACATCAGGGGTGCTGGCACTCATTAAAACTGAATACTCTTTCCCATCAGCCTTCAAATAAGATTGTTCCTCTGTTGCTTTAACAGCTTTAACCAATTTGGATGGTGCAGTTGTATAGGTTACCACTCTCTTCAGAGACTCCCCACTATTATCAGTTCTCCAgggttcagttttgaaatcagtaCAACCCTGAGTCTGTATCAATGTTGGCCGAAAATCTGAATCTGGTGAGAAGAGAAGGTTATTCAAATCACCAGGCGACGTAAAATATGACTGGTTAACAAGAATTCCTTGTAAATTCACAGGCATTTCGACTCCTTCATGCTTTGATTCAAAAGATTTCAAGAGTTCATCAAATGAAGCTTCTGTAGACATATCATCAGTTTGGCTTACAGGGACCTCAACTCCTGCTGATTTTTGTTGAATCTCTTCCGACGCCTCAGTCTTTGCCATAGACGTTGACGAAAGATCGTCAGTTTTCTTGACAAACATTTGACAGACACGATCAACAAGCGAGGGCCTCTCAAGCTTTTCTGTTTTAAGAGTTTCTGCTCCATTAGAAATTTCAGTACCAATCACGTTAAACCTGTCCTCCGCGGCTGTTTGATCCGTCCCTTGGCTACATATTTCCTCTTCAGGGATTTGAGCTCCACCAGAATACTCAATAACATTATCTCCTTTAGGGGCTTCATTTTCTTGATAAGCTAATGCAGCTGATGATCCAGTGCTCGGACTTGATACCAATGAATATTGTTTCTGTATGCCAGTTAGTTCAGCTGTATCAGACCATGATCGTGTGGCCCCACCTGTTTCTAGAGATATTGCAACACAAATCTCCCCTGCAAGGTGCAACCAAATGATAAATCAGAAAAGTGACCATGGTTGGTGAGACCAAATGATAAATCAGAAAGGTGCTATTTCCCTTAGTCACTGTAAAAAGATTGGTGAGAGACCAATCTGATCATAATCCCCTGGTTTTGGATACTGGAGATAATATAGTTCTTCCTAAGAAAAGAGGTTTTAAGTTTGATAACAATTGGTTGAACAACGATGATTTCCTGTTGAAGGTTACGGATATTTGGAAACAACCTGTTAGCAATTCGGATCCTATTGATGTGTTAAACATCAAGCTTAAACGTGTTAAAAAGTATTTCAAAGGCTGGGGGTCCAATTTGTTTGGTCATATTAAAAAGAGAAAAGCTGAACTTAAAATAAACCTTGATTCATTAGAACAAGAGGAGGAGAAAAGGGAGTTGACTCCTGAGGAGGTTGTAACAAAGACTCAAATCATGGTAGATCTTTATAATATTCATGCAGAGGAAGAATCGTATTGGCATCAAAGGTCTCATGCCAGATGGCTTTTGCATGGTGATCAAAACACATCCTATTTTCATAAAATTGCTAATGGGAGGAAACGAAGAAATACAGTGCATTCATTAGATGATAATGGTGTGCTTGTGGAAGGCACGGGGAATTTGTTGAAACATGCTACTGATTATTACAAAGAGTTGTTTGGTCCAGCTCCTGGAAATATGTTCAATTTATCTCCTAACTTGTGGACCGAGGAGGAAACCTTAAATGTTGCTGATAATGCGGATCTTACCAGACCCTTTACTGTGGAGGAGATTAAAAAAGCCCTTTTCTCTATGGAAACTAATCGTGCTCCGGGTCCGGATGATATTCCTAGTGAATTCTACCAGCATTGCTGGGAAATAGTAAAAGGTGACATCATGAATTTATTTTACAGTTTCTATAATGGAACGTTGGATCTGCAACGTTTGAACTATGGGGTGATAACTTTGTTACCGAAAATGGCTGATGCTAACAAAATTCAGCAGTTTAGGCCCATTTGTCTTCTCCGATGCATTTATAAGCTGATTACGAAAACTCTAACGATCCGTCTTGAACCTTATGCAAGCAAGCTTTTTAGTGTTCAGCAGAATGCTTTTATTAAAAATAGACATCTTATGGATGGCGTGTTTTCGCTGCATGAAATTATGCATCATGTGCATGTTAAAAAACAAGTGGGTATCATTTTGAAAATCGATTTCGAAAAAGCCTATGACAAGGTTAATTGGGATTTCCTCTTGAGATGTCATGAGTTGAGAGGTTTCTGTCCCATGTGGTGTTCTTGGATTAAGCAATCCTTACATAATGGAACAGTTAGTGTGAAAATTAATAATGAGACGGGTCCCTATTTTCAGAGTGCAAAGGGGGTGCGCCAAGGCGACCCCATGGCTCCTTTTTTGTTCAATATGGTTGGAGAATCTTTAACGAAAATGGTTTTGCAAGCACAACAAAATGGGTTGATCAGTGGTCTGGCTCCTGATCTTGTTAGGAATGGTGTTGCTATTCttcaatatgcggatgatacggTTTTATGTTTGTCGCATGATCCTGATAAAGCTATGAATCTTAAGTTGTTGCTTTACATGTTTGAGCTCATGTCGGGGTTAAAAATTAACTTCATGAAAAGTGAAATATTTTCTATTAATGCGGATAATGATACAACAAAATTCTATTCTGATCTGTTCAATTGTCAAGTGGGGCAACTGCCCATGAAATATCTGGGCATGCCTGTTACCTTCGCCAATTTGAAAAATATTGATTGGGATTTCCTAGATGCTAAGATGCTTAAAAAGCTTGATTCCTGGGGGGGTGACTCGGCAACCTCTGGAGGACGTTTGGTTCTTTTGGATTCTAGTCTTTCCGGTATTCCCTATTTTTATATGTCGATGTTCTTGATGAACAAGACATTTGTGGAAAAAATTGACAAACATAGGAGAAGTTTCTTTTGGGCTggtaagaagaaaaaaagaaaataccATTTGGTTAAATGGACAAGAGTTTGCCGATCTAAAAAGAAAGGGGGTTTGGGGGTCAAGGACCTTCGGAAGCAAAATATTAGTCTCTTAtgtaagtggtggtggaaattaGAGACACAAAATGGGTTGTGGCAAACAATCATTAAAGCTAAATATCTTAGAAATAAATCAGTCGCCTCGGTTAAACAGAGAGCGCATGATTCCCCTGGATGGAAAAATCTATTGAAAGTAAAAGATTTCTATTTTGCTGGGAGAAAAGTTTTGTTACGAAAAGGTAACCTAGTGAGGTTTTGGAAGGATCCCTGGCTTGATGATATTCCTCTATGTGAATCCTTCCCAGCCCTTTTTGACATTTGCCAAGAACAAGATTGGACATTCGAGAGAGCCATGAGCTGTAATTTGGTGATTCCTTTTCGGAGAAGAATGTTGCCTGACATGATATCTCAGTGGGAGCTTATTAAAAACCGTGCTATGAGTTATCCTAGTTTCTTGGACTCGGATACTGTGACTTGGAGTTTGAGTGCTAATGGCTGTTTCTCCACCAAGTCGATGTATCAACATTTAGAAAAAAACCTGGCTGGATCCCATAATAAGTGGATTTGGAAAGCAAAAGTTCCTTTGAAAATCAAGATTTTCTTGTGGCAACTTTTTCAAAATGCTATTTTAACTAGAGACAATCTTAAAAAGCGAAAATGGGGTGGTTCGCCTTTATGTTCATTTTGTCAACAGGCAGAAACGATGACTCATCTTTTCTTTGAATGCTCCAATGCTAAAGTGATCTGGGGCAACCTGGGTGGGATTTTGGGAACATCTTTGTGTCCTTCTTCTTTATGGCAGAGTGTGGCTTGGTTATATCGTTTTTatcctcgaggaagaagatttcaTATGTTACTCCTTGCTGCTATTTGTTGGGGAATTTGGAGTATAAGAAACAAAATAACCTTTGAGAAAGCTATTGTCCGCTCTCCCTTGGTTACTATTGCTATGATCTGTTCCTTGTTACATTACTGGGCAGGTCTGTTCGGGCGCGAAGATGGAGGAAGAATCAAGATGGGAGCGGATCAAATGCTCCAGCGGGCGTCCGCGCTTCATTCCAAGGAGTCTTCGATGGCTCCGGGGACTTCCTCTGGAGGACATGGACTGCTGATGATAACCAATGGCGGAGAGTGAAAAATCCTCATGTTTGTTGCTGTTGAAGTCCTGCTGTAGTTGATCTCTGCTTTGGATATCACTTTTGGTTGGCTGTTTGCTGgagttatatagcaaaaaatctgAACTGTGTAGGTTAGGGTAGGTTTTTTGCCCCGTAGCTTGGTTTTCGATGCCGAGATCAAGTGGCGGGTTTTCCTACCATGATGTTTCCTTTGCTGGGCATATCCCTGTTGTTGCTCCTTTTATTAAGATTTTGTTGTCAGGTGTGAACATCTGTATTTCCGTTATGCTTATAATGGAAAAGGGAGTAAGTCCCagttggaaaaaaaaagaaaagtgacCATGGTTTTGAGCACAATGACGTAAGTAGAATTTATGCCCTTCTAGATCCTACAGGTAGTACTAGTAGTAAGATGAACACATGCTGCAGCTTCACAAAGTCAAATACTGAATCCATATGCAAAAAGACAAAAGGCATGATTTAACATAGCAAACGACCATTAGAAAATACTACTCGGAAAAAAAAATCAGAGTTGAAACAATTACCACAATCAACTGCCTTGTCACTCTTGCCCTTGGGAAGAAGCTGGTACCAGCGCGTACCGAGCGAGAGGTCCTCCGCAGCCAGAATATCCTCCAGTGGCACCGTCACTTGGCCCAGGAAGTCGTCAGTCCCGATCATGTCTTCATCATAGACGTCAATCTTGAGCACTTCCCGGACATCAGCGACGACCCAGCTGAACTCCTGATCCCACTCCGGGTTCAGGTTCATCTTGACCACCTTGGTCTTGAACCTCTGCTTCCCAACCTGTAACTTCACATAGGGGTCGCTGAAGCCGTTGAAATCCATGGCGCGCAGGTTGCGGGCTCCGATCACACGCACAGTCAGCCTCATCTCTACCTTCTCAAGCCACAAATCCCCCGCCAAGAAATGGCAAGAATCGATCAGGAGCTTGCTCCTTTCCCCGATCCCAGAACCAAAAGGACCACTCACTCCTGCCAAGTAACGGGCCAACTACCTCTGCTCCCCAACAGGCAATCCCAAGATCAAAATGGCAAAGCAAACCCACATCACTTATTCCACGCCCATTACCAATCCCGGCAAAGAAACAAGGCCGACAGGCACATCGGCCGCTTTCCAGGCGCAAATCTCCCTTTCCAAATCTAGGATCCCCACTGGATGTGGACGCGCGACCAGAACCAGATCAGATTTAGCCGAGCCGAGACGAGACGGACAGGAGCAGGAGgattggaggaagaagaagcaagcAGACGTGCGCGAGAGAaatggcgaggaggaggagaccaaATGAAGGGAGTAACCGGCAGACCGCGCGCAAGTCCTTCCTCAATATACTAGCTCCCAAGTCGTCTTCTTTGTTGGATCAAGTCAAaggaaaacaaagccaaccacaTGGATGGATGGACGCCAGATTTCGTCAACGACACAGGAGGAGCGAAATGGGAAGGAAGCGACGAGTGGGAAGGAGGTGGTGGAGAAAAGGCATCGTGTTCTTCATGGTGCACACCCTATTAAACTAGCGGCGGCGCATCCGCCTTTTTGGCGTGCCGGTGATTCCCCCGGCCGAATCGGCGGCTCGGCTCGGGGTTGCTAATTTCTTCGTCTTGTCCTTCTCCGGCCCTGGTCTCCCCGCGTTTGCCGTTGGTCGCCGTCGCGCCGTCGCTGTACAAGACCTCGGGATTCCGGTGTGAAGACGGGAGATTTCCCGTGACGAATTCGTCGGCGCAAGTACAACTGCAGCCATCGTGAGTACGGCCAGAGGACTGCCAGACATTTGATTCCGGACGGATGGTCATGATTGAGATCTTGCTTGGATTGGGCAGTACACGTCTAAAAGCGGAAAGTATTTCTGCACTATCAAACGTACACGTGCATCTTTATCCAGAATTTTGTCTAAACTCGTAAAAATAAGAATTGTGTGGCATTGTTGTACATATATGTGTCCTTTATATCTGTGGAAAGTAGTTCCAAGAAAACGAAAACATAGATTGGCCATTAGGAGAAAAGAACAAAAAATAGTATTTTTTGGAGACTAAATTCAGACAAGCCGCGGAAAAAAGTTCTAATTGTGAAGATTTTGAACCTTATTTTATATTTGTAATGCTTTTTAGGCCGGAGCATGTGCTCGGAGGCTCCATTTTTCAAAAAAACTTTAAGGACCcttttaaagaaaaagaaaaaataacggGATTGGAATCTCATTGCATGCTAAATTATGCATGGACCAAAACCATATGACCTAGTATCCTAGAAAAATCACATCAACTTGAAAAGAGGCGCGACTTTTAGATGTTGCACCGGAAAAAAAAATAGTAGATTTTTTCACATAATGTGCTACTTTATtgaacgaagagagagagagagagagagagagagagagagagagagagaaaaagagtAGTTGCATTGAACTCTAAGAAGATTtttttcatactccctccatttcatatAATCCCGCACATTTGATCAAAGTCAAGCTTTGTAATCTTTGACCAACAAGTAATGACAAAATATTAATATATAAAAAGTCAAATGTAAATGATATGACTATTGCATTATGATAAATAATAATCGTAATAAATTTTTTTACATATATCTTGTCAAACTTTGCAAAGTTTTGACTCTGGCCAAATCTTATATGCGGAGTAATATAAAACTGAGGAAGTATGATAGACATCTTGCTTAAATTTCTCCAATACTTAGATGAAACATTTATATCATATATTTTTTCATATGAGAGACATCGTGGTTGGATTTCTCCAGTACCTTATGTGCAATCATAAGGTCCGACAGGAATATCCATGTATATATTTCCTTGGACGATTTTCTTACACTTGAATATCATTTTCTGAACAGAGCACGTGCTCCCGCGTGCAACTATGAATTACGCATGTTCAGTCGTCAGCTTCGATAGTTAACCATATCCATTCCTGTATGGTAAATATCCCCGACGTGATTGGAATGCATATAATATTGTCCTTTGCATGTAACGTTATATAAAAGCACGAAATTCACTCCTTGACTTTGAATTTCATAGGCCACGGCTCTTTATGGATAACTGCAATGGACAACGTCAATGTGTGCCTTCTCATCAaacgaaaaaaaaggaaaacttcAAACGTAGCTGTCAGTGATGTTTCGATATCGTAGTTGCTTCTTCATCAGAGATTTGACGAAGTATAACAATGAAACAGTATTTATTTACTTGCACTGTCACATCTAAACCTGGTTATACTTTTTGTTTATCTTACCAATGCGTCTATGAtctatcttagagcatctccagccgtgtttCCCAAAGTGTCCCCAAacagcgccggatcgagcgtttttgGGATATATTTTGTTCATtgtttggaggacgtcgctccccagccgcgtccccccaaaCGCCGGCCCCAAACTTTTTTATATGgttttcgaaaacacaaccatttattaaatatagcatacacATAAATTAATATGTTTGCcaaaattgttttcaaattaaaatacaacaaacaataaaacaactaaacaaatgtaataaatggggcttgatcaaggtgccgcggcatttgctgataatcctttgattctccacatatgctcaacgacatcattttgaagttgcttgtgaacattgctgtcacaaatctccgCGTgtatggcgaggaaatcagcaaaatctgcaggcaactcatgatcaacctccgcaagaggccctgacactcatagggaccaacatgtctcctgacatgattcttgcggtcatcctcgatgatcatgttgtgcatgatcacacaagcctgcatcacctcccacatttggtcgtgagaccagcttacaaTAGGAtaccggacaattgcaaattgagcttgaagcacaccaaatgcccgctcgatatccttcctgcaagcctcctatcgtgaagcaaagtggcaattcttctgaTCTGATGGATCCgatattgttttgacaaaagtggcccattaatATATATCATGGGCTAGatgatagcctttggtatattggtgctcattgatctcatagtgttggggggatgaccctcggtatgccaaaggcatgccgaacTTGCTTAGTTTAGGTTggtaaggtaccggtttaaagagTATTTCGGACAAAAGAGTTAAGCATATGGCAACGTGAGCTTATGCCGGTATCCCAGGAagggtataccggaataggctaagaaggtaccggattaccggtacaggctacatTGTAGCACGTtggcaagctggtcaaagattctctcaagaggtaGAGGACAAggctgagcgaagcacttcagctttaatcgaagctctgaggccaaagcagaagatgacgtagaAGGTACCGAAG contains the following coding sequences:
- the LOC124666166 gene encoding C2 and GRAM domain-containing protein At1g03370-like; the encoded protein is MRLTVRVIGARNLRAMDFNGFSDPYVKLQVGKQRFKTKVVKMNLNPEWDQEFSWVVADVREVLKIDVYDEDMIGTDDFLGQVTVPLEDILAAEDLSLGTRWYQLLPKGKSDKAVDCGEICVAISLETGGATRSWSDTAELTGIQKQYSLVSSPSTGSSAALAYQENEAPKGDNVIEYSGGAQIPEEEICSQGTDQTAAEDRFNVIGTEISNGAETLKTEKLERPSLVDRVCQMFVKKTDDLSSTSMAKTEASEEIQQKSAGVEVPVSQTDDMSTEASFDELLKSFESKHEGVEMPVNLQGILVNQSYFTSPGDLNNLLFSPDSDFRPTLIQTQGCTDFKTEPWRTDNSGESLKRVVTYTTAPSKLVKAVKATEEQSYLKADGKEYSVLMSASTPDVPCGTYFRTEILFRIMPGPELDSEQQTSHLVISWRMNFLQSTMLKSMIENGARQGLEQNYAQFSDLLAERIKPIDVEDAGSDKEQVLASLQGGQESDLKIAFLYFCNFGVLSSLFVALYIVVHISLVNSGAVQGLEFPGLDLPDSLSEIVMGGLLFLQVQHIFKKILCFFQAREQKVGDHGVKAKGDGWLLTVALIEGTKLAPVDATGFSDPYVVFTCNGKTKTSSIKFQTLEPQWNDIFEFDAMDDPPSVMNVHVYDFDGPFDEVTSLGHAEINFVKSNLSELADVWIPLEGNLAKSRQSKLHLRIFLNNSKGTGMVSDFLSKMEKEVGKKMPLRSPRSNTAFQELFSLPAEEFLISSFTCYLKRKLPTQGHLFLSPRIIGFYSSMFGRKTKFFFLWEDIEDIQAIPPSLASWSPSLAITLHKGRGMDAKHGAKSIESGKLKFSLQSFASFSVANRTIMALWKARSLSSESKVQIAEEQSQDKTLESEDSGIFLGVEDSKSLQMSEVFSSTISANMNSLMELFEGGSLEMKVMEKVGCLKYSATQWESDKPDESQRQIHYKFSRRLSPVGGEVTGTQLKSPMPNKKGWIIEEIMELQGVLLGDFFTLHIKYQIEDLAPKQKACSVQVYLGIEWSKSTRHQKRIEKNVLSSSSARLKEMFSLASKQLPQAR